The sequence GTGAGGAGTATGGTGCTACCACTAACAATTATTGAAACTGAACGCGACACGTATTTGAACTGATTTGCATTGCACCTATGTTTATCAATACTCCCTGGACTTTCATGCCGAGGGTTTGACTGCATGATCATAGGGATCTAAATGTAAGCCCAAGTATCCTAAGGTATGTAGCTGGGAACAAGTCCACCGCTTGTCGTGCCTCACGTAATACCCCTGGACACGCCCAGAGTTAAGATGAGGCAGTGAAGCAGGAAACCTTGTTCCTCAGGCCAAGATGACTTGTCATCATAATGTTTAAAAGTTGGGTGTATGGTCATGATTTGATGAGTATTAGGAATATAAGTGCGGAGGGTAGTTGGTTCATTGAGTTTAATACACCCTTTAGTTGGCATGTTAGGGGCGTGAAGAGGGTCCTCTATAGTGGTACCACGAAGTACCAGAGGGTTGCCGTGGTGGAGTTCGAGGACTTAGGCAAGGCATTAATACTTGACGGTAAGGTTCAGAGTTCCTTCTATGATGAGTTCGTTTATCATGAGTCCCTGGTCCACCCGGTCATGATCACGCACCCGAATCCAAGGAGGGTCCTCATTCTCGGTGGTGGTGAGGGTGCCACGGCAAGGGAGGTGCTTAGGCATAGGAGTGTTGAGGAGGTTGTGATGGTGGACATAGACAACGAAGTACTTAGGTTGGTCAAGGAGTACCTTCCGGAGATGAGTCAGGGTGTTTTTGAGGATTCCAGGTTTAAGCTCGTCATTGATGATGGTAGGAAGTTCCTTGAGAGGTCCAGGGATAAGTACGACGTAATAATACTTGACCTAACGGACCCGCTTGAGGGCGG is a genomic window of Vulcanisaeta souniana JCM 11219 containing:
- the speE gene encoding polyamine aminopropyltransferase; the encoded protein is MSIRNISAEGSWFIEFNTPFSWHVRGVKRVLYSGTTKYQRVAVVEFEDLGKALILDGKVQSSFYDEFVYHESLVHPVMITHPNPRRVLILGGGEGATAREVLRHRSVEEVVMVDIDNEVLRLVKEYLPEMSQGVFEDSRFKLVIDDGRKFLERSRDKYDVIILDLTDPLEGGPSYLLYTVEFYSIVRDRLSDDGLMVTQATSTSYSLRTFATIYRTIASVFPIARAYQVYMHSFDSTWGFVIGSKRLDPASLSLEDVNGRIRERIGKELRFYEGDIHRALFALPKHIRAVLEDKSIMPATDKNPTFLPA